The proteins below are encoded in one region of Nitrososphaerota archaeon:
- a CDS encoding metallophosphoesterase, whose product MKILVVSDVHFELGSHHGTYEGGAYDWLLRTVKLVQPTALIGLGDYGHAWTAEQWETLASLVPLHLVYGNHENMEELVAVKNTDGRNALIDDGGNRMVDGLKIGAINGIVSRKTKIKDGTPRQTPEEYLRHAPWLAGVDVLATHMAPREMASGFIHENDDLVVMDEVLKVVKPKLFLCGHLGGPYKIATIGGTVGVRVDSSPAEQHYAVITGDESKVNVYHNHDLVDSVSITLARGR is encoded by the coding sequence ATGAAGATATTAGTGGTGTCGGACGTCCATTTTGAGCTCGGCTCTCATCATGGGACCTACGAAGGTGGAGCCTATGATTGGCTTCTGCGCACCGTAAAACTGGTGCAACCAACTGCTCTGATAGGTCTCGGCGATTATGGGCACGCCTGGACCGCCGAGCAGTGGGAAACACTTGCGTCTCTTGTACCTCTTCATCTTGTATATGGCAACCATGAGAATATGGAAGAACTAGTTGCTGTAAAGAACACTGATGGAAGGAATGCTCTGATAGACGACGGGGGGAATAGGATGGTCGACGGGCTTAAGATCGGCGCTATCAACGGGATTGTATCGAGGAAAACCAAAATCAAGGATGGAACTCCAAGACAGACGCCAGAGGAGTATCTGAGGCATGCACCATGGTTAGCCGGCGTCGACGTGCTCGCAACTCATATGGCGCCGCGTGAGATGGCATCAGGATTCATCCATGAGAACGATGACTTGGTAGTCATGGACGAGGTCCTCAAGGTGGTGAAGCCGAAGCTCTTCCTCTGCGGGCATCTGGGCGGACCCTACAAGATAGCCACGATCGGCGGCACCGTGGGTGTCAGAGTAGACTCCAGCCCAGCAGAACAACATTACGCTGTCATAACAGGAGATGAATCAAAGGTTAATGTGTACCACAACCATGACCTCGTTGATTCTGTCAGCATCACGCTGGCACGGGGGCGTTAA
- a CDS encoding cation:proton antiporter translates to MDTNLVFLLVSVIIIVGFAGDRMFKKTAVPPFIFLILMGVFLGPIFHILSRGTFTPILGIFGELTLSMILFYAGLDTNLAALRVTGNRAFLQVFLYVIMSIIAITSVMYFLVHWAFFESLIFSSIIGGETTAVVVVPLSKSKGISENLGHFLVVETALNSILTVIFFFSFVDMYQTGTYALYPVVATIVANFSVSIVIGLATSLVWLRILQRFSAQRYTYVLTLGLLLLSFVAASEFGGTGIFAVVVFGLVLGNYKVADTAMGRNFDMSRLLGQLKVFQEEMSFLMTTLFFVFLGLMVVIDVAYLYFDLVVCLGLIGVLFSMRYIALYVSTHGTPMSTEKRVAVLFIAQGLTPATLSVLAYSMGLPMSNTYLALVSFVIVFTNIITTAGIYRKTRTKGSGFSEFMTNLGAQNTEQ, encoded by the coding sequence ATGGATACCAATCTTGTCTTCCTACTGGTTTCTGTGATCATTATTGTTGGGTTTGCCGGTGATAGGATGTTCAAGAAGACTGCTGTTCCTCCATTCATCTTCCTCATACTGATGGGTGTTTTTCTCGGTCCCATCTTTCATATTCTCTCGAGGGGGACATTCACACCGATTCTCGGTATTTTTGGGGAACTCACGCTGAGCATGATCCTGTTTTACGCTGGACTGGACACGAACCTCGCGGCGTTGCGTGTTACGGGTAACAGGGCTTTCCTGCAGGTTTTCCTTTACGTCATAATGAGCATCATAGCGATAACGAGCGTAATGTACTTCCTCGTCCATTGGGCATTCTTCGAGTCACTGATATTCTCGTCGATAATTGGGGGCGAGACCACTGCAGTAGTTGTTGTCCCTCTCAGTAAATCCAAGGGGATATCCGAGAACCTGGGGCACTTCTTGGTGGTAGAAACTGCCTTGAACAGTATACTCACGGTCATATTCTTCTTCTCCTTTGTCGACATGTACCAGACAGGAACATACGCCTTGTATCCTGTTGTTGCGACGATTGTGGCAAATTTCTCTGTCAGTATAGTGATAGGGCTCGCCACTTCTCTTGTATGGTTACGCATTCTCCAGCGATTTTCCGCCCAGCGCTATACGTACGTCCTGACGCTCGGGCTTCTGCTCCTTTCCTTCGTCGCTGCGTCGGAGTTCGGCGGTACCGGTATATTCGCGGTCGTAGTGTTTGGGCTGGTGCTCGGAAACTACAAGGTTGCTGACACAGCAATGGGGAGGAACTTCGATATGTCGCGGCTTCTGGGTCAGCTCAAGGTGTTCCAGGAAGAAATGTCATTCCTCATGACCACCCTCTTCTTCGTGTTCCTGGGGCTCATGGTTGTTATCGATGTCGCCTACCTCTATTTTGACCTGGTCGTATGCCTTGGTCTCATTGGGGTGCTTTTTTCAATGAGATATATTGCCCTGTATGTTTCGACACACGGCACCCCGATGTCAACGGAAAAGCGTGTTGCTGTATTGTTCATAGCCCAGGGGCTTACCCCGGCCACTCTCAGCGTCCTGGCATATTCAATGGGACTCCCCATGTCTAACACATACCTGGCGCTAGTCTCGTTCGTGATCGTCTTTACTAATATTATCACCACCGCCGGAATCTACAGGAAGACCAGAACGAAGGGGAGCGGGTTTAGTGAGTTCATGACCAATCTCGGTGCCCAGAACACTGAGCAGTGA